The sequence below is a genomic window from Rhodanobacteraceae bacterium.
TTGCCGGTTCACACGGATGCTGTGCTGGCCTTGCCGGTCGCCTTGCAGGGCTTCGAGTCGGTTGTTCGGGGGAATCCGCAGGTCTTCCAGCACGGCAGCGCGATTGAGCATCGCCAGCTTTCGCATCGCCACCGT
It includes:
- a CDS encoding type II toxin-antitoxin system RelE/ParE family toxin → MVAPADFDGCPSMPSSSRRFVNIETVAMRKLAMLNRAAVLEDLRIPPNNRLEALQGDRQGQHSIRVNRQWRVCFVWTESGPKDVEIVDYH